A single genomic interval of Astyanax mexicanus isolate ESR-SI-001 chromosome 4, AstMex3_surface, whole genome shotgun sequence harbors:
- the LOC111188576 gene encoding macrophage mannose receptor 1-like, with the protein MNLHHLLLLLISGLWSPSSARLRYYYLVTEPKTWVQAQSYCRQKYTDLATVDNMAEMEELKGFIPPGFSDSIWIGLKRGPMRLWGWSSGEVLQYTNWNPGEPNGVVTDRCCLKAGGCLKCRHTQNLCLCLEPLGKFVLVKIASNWRDAETYCWQYYTNLATIHSDQEQQDVWDLLTDSDIVWIGLGFDNWLWSDGSKTTFRYWHPGQPYSATDDGNCAMVSTSWGGDWDDTACNGVMSFMCYKAPIKRGIIRLKVTSGGEMDPNDPVVMTNILTQIQQTLRKQGVGSDTTLTWQMRKGKVFSLEKTKEEQQKCSSLNSAISQT; encoded by the exons ATGAACCTCCatcacctgctgctgctgctgatctccG GTCTCTGGAGTCCATCCTCGGCTCGGCTCAGGTACTATTACTTAGTGACTGAGCCGAAGACGTGGGTTCAGGCTCAGAGTTACTGCAGACAGAAGTACACCGACCTGGCCACTGTGGACAACATGGCAGAGATGGAGGAGCTGAAAGGGTTCATTCCTCCTGGGTTCAGCGATAGTATTTGGATTGGGCTGAAGAGAGGCCCAATGAGACTCTGGGGCTGGTCTTCAGGAGAGGTCCTCCAGTACACTAACTGGAACCCTGGAGAACCCAACGGAGTAGTCACCGACAGATG CTGTCTCAAAGcgggggg ATGCCTAAAATGTAGACATACTCAAAATCTGTGTTTGTGTCTAGAGCCATTAGGGAAATTTGTGCTGGTTAAGATAGCCAGCAATTGGAGAGATGCGGAGACCTACTGTTGGCAGTACTACACCAACCTGGCCACCATTCACAGCGACCAGGAGCAACAGGACGTTTGGGATCTTCTCACCGACTCAGATATAGTGTGGATTGGTCTCGGATTTGACAACTGGCTGTGGTCTGACGGGAGTAAGACCACGTTCCGCTACTGGCATCCCGGACAACCGTATAGTGCCACGGACGACGGAAACTGTGCTATGGTTTCAACCTCCTGGGGCGGAGACTGGGATGACACTGCATGCAATGGAGTTATGTCTTTCATGTGTTATAAAG CTCCAATAAAAAGAGGCATAATAAGACTGAAAGTAACGTCTGGTGGAGAGATGGATCCGAATGACCCTGTCGTGATGACGAACATTCTGACACAG attcagCAAACCCTGAGGAAACAGGGCGTGGGCTCTGACACCACCCTGACCTGGCAAATGAGAAAAGGAAAGGTTTTCAGTTTAGAAAAGACGAAAGAGGAACAGCAGAAGTGTTCCAGCCTGAATTCAGCTATCAGTCAAACATAA